In one window of Macrobrachium nipponense isolate FS-2020 chromosome 2, ASM1510439v2, whole genome shotgun sequence DNA:
- the LOC135221184 gene encoding zinc finger BED domain-containing protein 4-like encodes MISNRKSLVWKFFEQHSDSALMVLCVICKKKYSQKGRGTSSLWNHLKAFHKAEYDDLSTEQAKQAKEKEAEKTPLQKAKSEVKQKSIAECFPSVKIWDVNSFRSKNLDKIIAEMLVMDDLPFSHVEDLGFMRLMTEICPQYKLKQRNFYTSKICDEMYDSAFAKIKSIVNKNQLNCNFAFTTDVWSDTSAGVSLLSLTAHVVTEKLERVNFVLSAEPLHERHTGEYISMKFDEMLEKWDIPSSTVHCVLRDSGANMKKALFLSGLNNIDCTVHKIHLVVKQGLSSKEEIGNLIRKCRSIATHFHHSTMAQDELKKIQGRLQEPMLTIIHDSPTRWNSTLYMLERTQKLKEPLCLYAASNSN; translated from the coding sequence ATGATATCTAATAGAAAAAGTTTGGTGTGGAAGTTTTTTGAGCAACATTCTGATTCTGCGCTTATGGTTTTGTGtgtgatatgtaaaaaaaaatattcacaaaagggACGTGGGACATCATCCCTTTGGAACCATTTGAAAGCATTTCATAAAGCAGAGTATGATGACTTATCTACAGAACAAGCAAAACAAGCAAAGGAGAAAGAAGCAGAAAAAACACCTTTGCAAAAAGCAAAATCAGAAGTGAAGCAAAAAAGCATTGCGGAGTGCTTTCCAAGTGTAAAAATCTGGGATGTAAACAGTTTCAGATcaaaaaatcttgataaaatcatTGCAGAGATGCTAGTAATGGATGATTTGCCATTTAGTCACGTGGAGGACCTGGGTTTCATGAGACTGATGACTGAAATATGTCCACAGTACAAACTGAAGCAACGTAATTTTTATACATCAAAAATTTGTGATGAAATGTATGATTCAGCATTTGCTAAAATAAAGTCAATTGTCAACAAAAACCAACTGAACTGCAACTTTGCGTTTACAACAGATGTTTGGTCAGATACCTCTGCAGGTGTCTCGTTACTTAGTCTTACTGCTCATGTTGTAACCGAAAAATTGGAGAGAGTAAACTTTGTGTTGAGTGCTGAACCCTTACATGAGAGACACACTGGAGAATACATATCAATGAAATTTGATGAAATGTTGGAAAAGTGGGATATTCCAAGTAGTACTGTTCATTGTGTTTTGCGTGATTCTGGTGCAAACATGAAAAAGGCTCTCTTCCTCTCAGGTCTGAACAATATAGACTGCACTGTGCATAAAATCCATCTAGTGGTGAAACAAGGATTATCTTCAAAAGAAGAAATTGGTAATCTAATTCGGAAGTGTCGTTCAATCGCTACCCATTTTCACCATTCAACAATGGCTCAAGATGAACTTAAGAAAATCCAAGGTCGACTTCAGGAGCCTATGCTAactattattcatgattctcctacTAGGTGGAACAGTACTCTATATATGTTGGAGCGTACTCAAAAATTAAAGGAACCATTATGTTTATATGCTGCATCCAATTCAAACTAG